Below is a window of Mucilaginibacter ginkgonis DNA.
AAAAAATGGTTATTACATATCACCAGACTTTTTCATTAGTCATCTGATTATATAAATCGCAACATAATATAATTAAAATAAAAATTGAATGTTTTATACTATGTGAGGCGGCCTTAGGGACAACAGCGTTTCTCAAACGCATGGCTCCCTCTAATATTTTAAACGGTTTAGCTAAACAGGCTAGCCTTTTCTTTTTTTCTTATTCAATTACTAACACCCGGTTTGAATATCTAAATCCGGCCTTTACAGAATTCTTCGGCGTTGCTTTAAAGTCAGCTACTTTACGAAAAATATTATCGCTTATTTATGATGAGGACAGGCGTTACATCATTAATAAAATTAAAGATTGTATAAACGGCGATGACGTTATCAATATTGAATGCAGAATTGTGCGCGGGTCCGTTAAGTGGGTGTCAGTTAGTTTTTATCTTGTTAAACAAGGCAAAAATCTATCGGTAACAGGTTATGCAGAAAATATAAATGCTGTAAAGAATTACAGCGTTTTAATGAATGATCACAATACCAAGAAAAATTCTATCCTTAATATTCTTGCTCATGAGCTTGCCGGGCCAATATCAACTATAGAAAATCTGACCAGCCTGATGAAACAGGAAGTAGATGAGTTAGATAATAGCAACTTGAATGAATACATAAGAATGATCCGTAAGATTAGCAGCAGTAGTACCCGGCTTATCAGAACATTCATCAACGAAGAATTTTTGGAAAGCGCTGGTATAGAGCTAAAGAAAACACGCGTAGATCTTGTAGAAAAAATAAATACCGGAACAAAGGAGTATTTTGTCACTCAGCATGATACAAGCATTAATCTAAAAGTAAACGCAAGCAAAAAAATCATATATGTAGAAATAGATGAAGATAAGTTTATGCAAGTGATGCATAACCTCATTTCTAATTCGCTAAAATTTACACCCGATGGAGGCGAAATATCAATTTTTATTGATGAAGATGAAGATGCTGTGCGGCTTTCAGTTGCCGATAACGGGGTAGGCATCCCCGAACGGTTTCATCAAAACTTGTTTAACAAATTTTCTGGTGCAGGCAGGAGTGGGCTAAGAGGCGAGAAATCCACGGGGCTTGGTATGTATCTAATAAAGACAATTGTTGATTGGCACCAAGGATCAATCACTTTCAACAGCGCAGAGAACGCGGGAACGACATTTATAATAACGCTTCCTAAATAGTACGGATCTTATTAAAACCAATTTTTGGTACATATTTTCTATATATCCGTATTTGTTCTCACATTCTGCGATTTTACTCATTAGTATATAAAATACCATTAGTAGTTTAATTAGAGCAATTAAGAGTTGATAAGATAATTGACAAAATTAAATTATCATACCTCATAACACTTTAAAGGTTCATTCTCACATTAAATCCTTTTAAATCCATATGAGGGAGCGGTTATTGGCCTGTCTTTGCCAAATAATCATAACAAATGGAATTAAAATTTACAAGAAGCACGCTGGCGATATCAGCTTTGTTTTTTTCAACGGGCGTGTACGCTCAGAGCGCCTATCAAGACACCACAGAAAGATTTGGTAAAGAAACTTTTAGAACGTGGTCAATAGGACTAAACGGTGGTATGCTAACACATTATACACCTTTTAACGGACCAACTAACGGCGATTTCCGCACACCGGAAGAAAGCTGGGGTTACGGAGGTTACATTAAAAAACAAATATTGCCAGGCTTTGGCATTCAGGCAGATTTTCTGGCGGGAAAGGTGAGAGGTTATCAGTCGAACCTTTATCCTTCACCCTCACAAGCACAAAACAACAGTAGGTTTGATACCCGTATAGAATGGTCTGCCGCGATAAGCGGCAACTTTACTGTTGCAAACTTAAGCCTCAATAGAAAGCATAATGTTTTATCCCCTTATTTAACAGGTGGTGCTGGTTATATGTCATATAATGCGGTAACATCAGGTATTGCAAGTGCTCAAAATGAAGGATATCAGCGCAACTGGTTTATTCCGGTAGGAGCAGGCTTCAAATTTGGGCTGTCTAAAGGCATTAATCTTGATCTGGGGTATACCGTTGGCTTTATGAAAACAACGCGGTTTGATGGTGTTGCCGGATCAACAAATGACAGGTTTAGCTATGCACACGGTGGATTTGAATTTGCTTTAGGTAAACAAAAATCCTCACAACTGCAAAATTATAGTGCGCTGGCTGCTCTGCGTGAACAAAGCGCGTCAGAAAGCGCCGAACTTCGTGCGCAGATTGCAACAGCGCAAGCCAATAGGTTGAGTGATCAGCAGCAGTATGCCAGCGACCTTGGAGATTCTGATGGCGACGGCGTTGCTAATAAGTTTGATAAATGCCCTGGCACACCAGCAAACACAACTGTGGATGGCGCAGGCTGCCCTTTAAAAACACCTGCACCAGTAATCACCCAACGTGTAATTGTGACAGAGGCAGATAGAAGAGTAGTTAATGAAGCTATTAAAAATCTTGAATTTGATCTGGGAAAATCCACCATTAAAGAATCTTCTGATGCAACGTTAAACCGTGTTGCTAACCTTCTTACGCAGAAAAACTTCAGTTTAACACTTGCCGGCCATACAGATAATACCGGCTCGTCAGAATTAAACTTACGGTTATCAAAAGACAGGGCAGAAGCTGTTAAGGCATACCTGGTTTCGCAAGGTGCCAACGCGTCCAGAATTGAAGCAACAGGATATGGGTCAACGCAACCAATAGCCTCAAACAAAACTGCAGCAGGGCGTCAAAAGAACCGCCGTGTAGAGTTCTCATTATTGTAACCCACCATTTTAAATAGATACCATGAAAAAATCATTATTGGCAATTACTATTGCTTTATCAACCATTGCTTTATCTGCCAAAGCGCAAATTCAACAAGGCAATGTACTTGTAGGCGGCAACTTTACAAACATTAATCTTGGGCTAAATGATCCAAAAATATTTAGCCTGGACATTACACCCAAAGCGGCATGGTTTGTAGCTGATAATCTGGCTTTGGGTGCTTACGCCAATTTAGGAGTACAGACAGCCAAAAATTCTAACACAACTACCAGCTACGGGATTGGCGCATTAGGCCGTTATTATACAGGTTCTGATGTGAGTGTTCTTCGCCACGGGAGGATCTTTGGCGAAGCGACTTTAGGTTTAGGCGGCGTAAACGTAAGCAATGGTGGCGGTAATACCAACGGCCTAAACATAAGCGTAGGACCAGGCTTTGCGTATTTCATTACGCCAAGTATTGGCTTGGAAACCTTGCTGAAATATAATGGCCTGGCAGGTTTTGGCAGTCAGTCTTTTCAAAGCAACCTTAATTTATCGTTTGGCTTCCAGGTGTACCTACCGGGCAGAAGCACAGCTGCAAAGGTAAAACGCGACGCCAAATAGCCATACTAACAACATATTTTAAAATATTCAATCAATAAAGTTTAAGTAAATTATGGAAACAAGTAATAA
It encodes the following:
- a CDS encoding PAS domain-containing sensor histidine kinase encodes the protein MAPSNILNGLAKQASLFFFSYSITNTRFEYLNPAFTEFFGVALKSATLRKILSLIYDEDRRYIINKIKDCINGDDVINIECRIVRGSVKWVSVSFYLVKQGKNLSVTGYAENINAVKNYSVLMNDHNTKKNSILNILAHELAGPISTIENLTSLMKQEVDELDNSNLNEYIRMIRKISSSSTRLIRTFINEEFLESAGIELKKTRVDLVEKINTGTKEYFVTQHDTSINLKVNASKKIIYVEIDEDKFMQVMHNLISNSLKFTPDGGEISIFIDEDEDAVRLSVADNGVGIPERFHQNLFNKFSGAGRSGLRGEKSTGLGMYLIKTIVDWHQGSITFNSAENAGTTFIITLPK
- a CDS encoding OmpA family protein, whose product is MELKFTRSTLAISALFFSTGVYAQSAYQDTTERFGKETFRTWSIGLNGGMLTHYTPFNGPTNGDFRTPEESWGYGGYIKKQILPGFGIQADFLAGKVRGYQSNLYPSPSQAQNNSRFDTRIEWSAAISGNFTVANLSLNRKHNVLSPYLTGGAGYMSYNAVTSGIASAQNEGYQRNWFIPVGAGFKFGLSKGINLDLGYTVGFMKTTRFDGVAGSTNDRFSYAHGGFEFALGKQKSSQLQNYSALAALREQSASESAELRAQIATAQANRLSDQQQYASDLGDSDGDGVANKFDKCPGTPANTTVDGAGCPLKTPAPVITQRVIVTEADRRVVNEAIKNLEFDLGKSTIKESSDATLNRVANLLTQKNFSLTLAGHTDNTGSSELNLRLSKDRAEAVKAYLVSQGANASRIEATGYGSTQPIASNKTAAGRQKNRRVEFSLL